The following proteins come from a genomic window of Sorghum bicolor cultivar BTx623 chromosome 3, Sorghum_bicolor_NCBIv3, whole genome shotgun sequence:
- the LOC8055250 gene encoding probable inactive purple acid phosphatase 27 translates to MGLSGSGVALLLVFLGLCTAVSSWTPPPPEMLHESFAGKSEFRTVNRRSLGVCSKPSPYLAISVSTGGAPLPDEAFVRVTVAGVLRPDADDWVAMITPSNYSSVSRCRLSGENYVQTGDLAHLPLLCHYPVKAQYLRHDPGYLGCKTAACQKRDASGACSVRTCAATLTFHVVNFRTDVEFVLFSGGFRTPCVLQRSGALRFANPASPLYGHLSSTDSTATSMRLTWVSGDRRPQQVQYGVGKSATSQVATFTQNDMCSSPLLPSPAKDFGWHDPGYIHTAVMTGLQPSQSYTYRYGSDSVGWSSTNKFRMPPAAGSDETSFVIYGDMGKAPLDPSVEHYIQPGSISLAKAVAKEIQTGKVDSVFHIGDISYATGFLVEWDFFLNLIAPVASRVPYMTAIGNHERDYAESGSVYVTPDSGGECGVAYESYFHMPAVSKDKPWYSIEQGSIHFVVMSTEHKWSEMSEQHKWMNQDLSSVNRSRTPWVIFIGHRPMYSSHVGIPANVDPIFVASVEPLLLKYQVDLVFFGHVHNYERTCAVYRSICKGEPKKDASRIDTYDNSKYTAPVHAIVGAGGFSLDKFPKIVLNKWSLSRVSEFGYARVHATRGDMLVQFVSSNTMEILDQFRIVKPDPARRLRNQPVQP, encoded by the exons ATGGGTCTCTCCGGCTCCGGCGTCGCGTTGTTGCTTGTGTTCCTCGGCCTCTGCACCGCCGTGTCGAgctggacgccgccgccgccggagatgCTGCACGAGAGCTTCGCAGGGAAGTCGGAGTTCAGGACGGTGAACCGGAGGAGTCTGGGCGTGTGCTCCAAACCGAGCCCGTACCTGGCGATCAGCGTGAGCACCGGCGGGGCGCCGCTCCCCGACGAGGCGTTCGTCAGGGTGACCGTGGCCGGCGTCCTCAGGCCCGATGCCGATGACTGGGTCGCCATGATCACGCCTTCCAACTACTCCAG TGTCTCCAGATGCCGTTTGAGTGGTGAAAACTACGTCCAGACCGGCGATCTAGCGCATCTCCCGCTTCTGTGCCACTACCCTGTCAAG GCCCAGTACCTGAGGCACGACCCTGGCTACTTGGGCTGCAAGACCGCGGCATGCCAGAAGCGCGACGCGTCGGGCGCCTGCAGCGTCCGCACCTGCGCCGCCACGCTCACCTTCCACGTCGTCAACTTCCGCACCGATGTCGAGTTCGTGCTCTTCTCCGGCGGTTTCCGGACGCCGTGCGTCCTCCAGCGGTCCGGCGCGCTGCGGTTCGCCAACCCCGCCAGCCCGCTCTACGGCCACCTCTCCAGCACCGACTCCACGGCAACATCG ATGAGGCTTACCTGGGTGAGCGGCGACCGGAGGCCGCAGCAGGTTCAGTACGGAGTGGGCAAGTCTGCTACTTCTCAAGTGGCAACGTTCACGCAGAATGATATGTGCA GTAGCCCCTTGTTACCAAGCCCTGCCAAGGATTTCGGGTGGCATGACCCTGGCTACATTCACACGGCCGTCATGACCGGCCTCCAGCCTTCTCAGTCCTACACCTACCGCTACGGAAG TGATTCTGTGGGTTGGAGTAGCACAAACAAATTCAGAATGCCACCAGCTGCAGGCTCAGACGAGACATCATTTGTGATCTATGGTGATATGGGGAAGGCTCCGCTGGACCCATCAGTGGAACACTACATTCAG CCTGGATCGATTTCTTTGGCCAAGGCAGTGGCTAAAGAAATTCAGACAGGAAAGGTCGATTCAGTCTTCCACATAGGAGACATAAGCTATGCTACGGGCTTTCTGGTTGAATGGGACTTCTTCCTAAACCTCATAGCACCAGTCGCTTCTCGAGTCCCCTACATGACCGCTATTGGTAATCACGAAAG GGATTATGCAGAGTCTGGTTCTGTATATGTGACCCCAGATTCAGGTGGTGAATGTGGAGTTGCATATGAGTCATATTTCCACATGCCAGCTGTCAGTAAGGATAAGCCATGGTATTCAATTGAGCAAGGGAGCATTCACTTCGTCGTGATGTCAACTGAGCATAAGTGGTCAGAGATGTCGGAGCAG CACAAATGGATGAATCAAGATTTGTCATCAGTCAATAGATCGAGGACACCATGGGTAATTTTCATTGG GCATAGACCGATGTATTCATCCCATGTCGGAATACCAGCTAATGTAGATCCAATTTTTGTGGCCTCTGTTGAGCCACTCTTACTCAAGTACCAG GTGGATTTGGTTTTCTTTGGCCATGTACACAACTATGAGAGGACTTGTGCAGTATACCGGAGCATATGCAAAGGCGAGCCAAAGAAGGATGCAAGTCGAATTGATACTTATGACAACAGCAAATATACTGCGCCTGTTCATGCCATCGTTGGAGCTGGAGGGTTTAGCTTGGACAAGTTCCCTAAGATTGTG TTGAACAAGTGGAGCTTATCAAGAGTTTCAGAGTTCGGGTATGCCAGGGTGCATGCCACAAGAGGTGATATGCTGGTTCAG TTTGTAAGCTCAAATACTATGGAGATTCTGGACCAATTTAGAATTGTGAAGCCAGATCCGGCAAGGAGGCTACGGAACCAGCCAGTTCAACCATAG
- the LOC8055251 gene encoding non-specific lipid transfer protein-like 1, producing MAAAAARPATTTTTAEDPPTGDCNQDLNDLITNCQDYVRFPDDPKIPPSAACCGVIQGANIPCLCSKVTPTVETLISMDKVVYVASYCGRPLKPGSQCGSYHVPGALA from the exons atggccgcggcggcggcgaggccggcgacgacgacgacgacggccgaGGACCCGCCGACGGGCGACTGCAACCAGGACCTGAATGACCTGATAACCAACTGCCAGGACTACGTTCGCTTCCCGGATGATCCCAAGATCCCGCCGTCGGCGGCCTGCTGCGGCGTCATCCAGGGGGCGAACATACCGTGCCTCTGCTCCAAGGTCACCCCGACGGTGGAGACGCTCATCTCCATGGACAAGGTCGTCTACGTCGCCAGCTACTGCGGGAGGCCCCTCAAGCCTGGCTCCCAGTGCGGAA gctATCACGTTCCTGGCGCGCTTGCTTAA
- the LOC110433403 gene encoding probable inactive purple acid phosphatase 27 translates to MFFRARRAAARRSHTHTPTTRAAGRTQSVAMGFFQQCSSSSSSPLLPVLLALIGLYCAAAVSCSAAAAPLPAPETTTTMHESYAGKSEFRTVNRKELDSCLNPSPYLAINVSITGGAGAGAGAGAAIPDEAFLQVTVSGVLKPDASDWVAMITPSNSSVAGCPLSGVNYVETGDLANLPLLCHYPVKSQYLTSDPGYMGCKNAGCGKRDASGACKARTCAATLTFHVVNFRTDVEFVLFSGGFKTPCLLKRSGALRFANPASPLYGHLSSTDSKATSMKLTWVSGDGNPQQVQYGDGKSSTSEVATFTQDDMCSVPVLPSPAKDFGWHDPGYIHSAVMTGLQPSQSYTYRYGSDSVGWSDRVKFKTPPAAGSDELSFVIYGDMGKAPLDPSVEHYIQPGSISVTKAVAKEIQTGNVDSIFHIGDISYATGFLVEWDFFLHLITPLASQVSYMTAIGNHERDYANSASVYVTPDSGGECGVAYESYFPMPAVSKDKPWYSIEQGTVHFLVMSTEHEWSEKSEQYNWMDEDLSSVDRSRTPWVIFIGHRPMYSSHGGILPNVDSNFVASVEPLLFNYQVDLVFFGHVHNYERTCAVYQGDCKGMPTKDKNGIDVYDNSNYTAPVHVIAGAGGFTLDSFPNNGEAWSLSRVSEFGYGKVHATRTDMLVQFVNSSSMEVRDQFRIVKGASVNKTPSLILQ, encoded by the exons ATGTTTTTTCGCGCGCGGCGCGCGGCCGCACGACGAAGCCACACCCACACGCCCACCACACGCGCGGCCGGCCGGACGCAGTCGGTCGCGATGGGTTTCTTCCAGCAATGCTCCAGCTCCAGCAGCTCCCCGCTGCTCCCCGTGCTGCTCGCGCTCATCGGCCTGTactgcgccgccgccgtctcgtGCTCGGCGGCCGCCGCGCCTCTGCCGGCgccggagacgacgacgacgatgcacGAGAGCTACGCGGGCAAGTCGGAGTTCAGGACGGTGAACCGGAAGGAGCTCGACTCGTGCCTCAACCCGAGCCCCTACCTGGCCATCAATGTCAGCATCACCggcggggccggggccggggccggggccggggcggCGATCCCCGACGAGGCGTTCCTCCAGGTCACCGTCTCCGGCGTCCTCAAGCCCGACGCCTCCGACTGGGTCGCCATGATCACGCCTTCCAACTCCAG CGTTGCTGGATGTCCTCTGAGTGGAGTGAACTACGTGGAGACCGGCGACCTGGCGAATCTCCCGCTTCTCTGCCACTACCCTGTAAAG TCCCAGTACCTGACAAGCGACCCCGGGTACATGGGCTGCAAGAACGCGGGGTGCGGGAAGCGCGACGCGTCCGGCGCCTGCAAGGCCCGCACCTGCGCCGCCACGCTCACCTTCCACGTCGTCAACTTCCGTACCGATGTCGAGTTCGTGCTCTTCTCCGGCGGCTTCAAGACGCCATGCCTCCTCAAGCGGTCCGGCGCGCTCCGGTTCGCCAACCCGGCCAGCCCGCTCTACGGCCACCTCTCCAGCACCGACTCCAAGGCGACCTCG ATGAAGCTTACCTGGGTGAGTGGAGACGGGAATCCGCAGCAAGTGCAGTATGGAGACGGAAAGTCATCTACTTCTGAAGTCGCAACGTTCACGCAGGATGATATGTGCA GCGTCCCCGTGCTGCCGAGCCCTGCCAAGGATTTCGGCTGGCATGACCCCGGCTACATCCACTCGGCTGTCATGACTGGGCTCCAGCCATCTCAGTCCTACACTTACCGCTACGGAAG TGATTCTGTGGGCTGGAGTGACAGAGTTAAGTTCAAAACTCCACCAGCTGCTGGTTCAGATGAGCTATCCTTTGTGATCTATGGTGATATGGGGAAGGCTCCACTGGACCCGTCAGTTGAACACTACATTCAG CCTGGATCAATTTCTGTGACCAAGGCAGTGGCTAAAGAGATCCAAACAGGAAACGTGGACTCCATTTTCCATATAGGAGACATCAGTTACGCCACAGGCTTCCTGGTCGAGTGGGACTTCTTCCTTCACCTCATCACGCCACTCGCTTCTCAAGTGTCCTACATGACAGCTATTGGTAATCACGAAAG GGATTATGCGAACTCTGCATCCGTGTATGTGACTCCTGATTCAGGGGGTGAATGTGGAGTCGCCTACGAATCATACTTCCCCATGCCTGCTGTCAGTAAGGATAAGCCATGGTATTCTATAGAGCAAGGGACCGTTCACTTCCTTGTGATGTCCACCGAGCATGAGTGGTCGGAGAAGTCAGAGCAG TATAATTGGATGGACGAAGATTTGTCATCGGTTGATAGATCAAGAACACCATGGGTGATCTTCATTGG GCATAGACCGATGTATTCCTCCCATGGTGGTATACTGCCCAACGTGGATTCCAACTTTGTTGCCTCTGTTGAGCCACTCCTGTTCAACTACCAG GTGGATTTGGTTTTCTTCGGCCATGTACACAACTATGAGAGGACCTGTGCGGTATACCAGGGCGATTGCAAAGGCATGCCAACGAAGGACAAAAACGGAATTGACGTCTATGACAACAGCAACTATACCGCACCTGTTCATGTCATTGCTGGAGCAGGAGGGTTCACCTTGGACAGCTTCCCTAACAAT GGGGAGGCCTGGAGCTTATCAAGGGTTTCGGAGTTTGGCTATGGCAAGGTGCATGCTACAAGAACCGATATGCTGGTTCAG TTTGTAAACTCAAGTTCGATGGAGGTACGAGACCAATTTAGGATTGTGAAGGGAGCTTCGGTAAACAAGACACCGAGCCTGATACTTCAATAA